A window from Leifsonia shinshuensis encodes these proteins:
- a CDS encoding glycoside hydrolase family 16 protein — MFDDFDDPRLDRSVWLPHYLPAWSSLAETRATYLIHDSHLELSIPPDQGLWCPGEHTPPLRVSGLQTGNFSGPVGSAVGQQPFRPGLTVREQQEEFRGCLVEHGTVGMRASLYLSPRSMASLWLVGFEDEPERSGELCVMEVFGRDVEPEQALVGMGFHAFRDPRLAEDFERIPLPIDVTEPHAYEAHWDGDEATFRVDGRVVRMLDAPPRYPLQLMLAVFDFPEWPDERDPGHAFVPTLSVDRVWAT; from the coding sequence GTGTTCGACGACTTCGACGACCCCCGGCTCGACCGCAGCGTCTGGCTGCCGCACTACCTGCCGGCGTGGAGTTCGCTCGCCGAGACGCGGGCGACCTACCTCATCCACGACTCCCACCTCGAGCTGAGCATCCCGCCCGACCAGGGGCTCTGGTGCCCGGGCGAGCACACTCCGCCCCTGCGCGTCTCCGGGCTGCAGACCGGCAACTTCTCCGGGCCGGTCGGCTCGGCCGTCGGTCAGCAGCCGTTCCGGCCGGGTCTCACCGTGCGGGAACAGCAGGAGGAGTTCCGCGGCTGCCTGGTGGAGCACGGGACCGTGGGGATGCGCGCGTCCCTCTACCTCAGCCCGCGGTCGATGGCGTCGCTGTGGCTGGTCGGCTTCGAGGACGAACCGGAGCGCAGCGGCGAGCTCTGCGTGATGGAGGTGTTCGGGCGCGACGTCGAGCCGGAGCAGGCGCTCGTCGGGATGGGCTTCCACGCGTTCCGCGACCCTCGCCTGGCGGAGGACTTCGAGCGCATCCCGCTGCCCATCGACGTCACCGAGCCGCACGCCTACGAGGCGCACTGGGACGGCGACGAGGCCACGTTCCGGGTCGACGGCCGGGTGGTCCGGATGCTGGATGCGCCCCCGCGCTACCCGCTTCAGCTGATGCTGGCGGTGTTCGACTTCCCCGAATGGCCGGACGAACGGGACCCGGGGCACGCGTTCGTCCCCACGCTCTCGGTGGACCGCGTCTGGGCGACCTGA
- the dcd gene encoding dCTP deaminase, with product MLLSDRDIKAELGAGRIALEPYEPEMVQPSSIDVRLDRFFRLFDNHKYPFIDPAVDQPELTRFVEVDADQPFILHPGEFVLGSTFELVSLPDDVAARLEGKSSLGRLGLLTHSTAGFIDPGFSGHVTLELSNVATLPIKLWPGMKIGQMCFFRLSSAAERPYGSAEYASRYQGQRGPTASRSYLNFHRTDVSTTEAGRPA from the coding sequence GTGCTTCTCTCCGATCGCGACATCAAGGCCGAGCTGGGCGCCGGGCGCATCGCCCTCGAGCCCTACGAGCCGGAGATGGTGCAGCCGTCGAGCATCGACGTGCGCCTCGACCGGTTCTTCCGGCTGTTCGACAACCACAAGTACCCGTTCATCGATCCGGCGGTCGACCAGCCGGAGCTGACCCGGTTCGTCGAGGTGGATGCGGACCAGCCGTTCATCCTGCACCCCGGCGAGTTCGTGCTCGGCTCGACGTTCGAGCTGGTCAGCCTGCCCGACGACGTCGCGGCGCGGCTCGAGGGCAAGAGCTCGCTCGGCCGGCTGGGGCTGCTCACGCACTCCACCGCCGGGTTCATCGACCCGGGCTTCTCGGGCCACGTCACGCTGGAGCTCAGCAATGTCGCGACGCTCCCGATCAAGCTGTGGCCGGGCATGAAGATCGGCCAGATGTGCTTCTTCCGGCTGTCGTCCGCCGCCGAGCGCCCCTACGGCTCGGCCGAGTACGCCTCCCGGTACCAGGGGCAGCGCGGGCCGACGGCGTCGCGCTCGTACCTGAACTTCCACCGCACCGACGTCTCCACCACCGAGGCGGGCCGCCCCGCCTGA
- the kdpC gene encoding K(+)-transporting ATPase subunit C, with product MNATARGTGRQYWVALRALLIFTVVLGVAYPLAVTGIGRLALPHQADGSTVSSQGAVVGSSLIGQSFTDAKGNALPQWFQSRPSAAGDGYDGGASSGSNLGPNNPDLLTAIQQRKAALEKVDGATAGSIPPDALTASGSGLDPHISPAYALLQVDAVARARGIGADRVRALVEQHVQQRDLGYLGEPTVNVLELNIALAAMGPDGNR from the coding sequence ATGAACGCAACGGCACGCGGCACCGGTCGCCAGTACTGGGTCGCCCTCCGGGCACTGCTCATCTTCACCGTCGTGCTCGGCGTCGCCTACCCGCTCGCGGTGACCGGCATCGGCCGCCTCGCCCTCCCGCACCAGGCGGACGGCTCGACCGTCAGCTCCCAGGGCGCGGTCGTGGGGTCCAGCCTCATCGGGCAGTCCTTCACCGACGCGAAAGGGAACGCCCTCCCGCAGTGGTTCCAGTCGCGGCCGTCCGCGGCCGGCGACGGCTACGACGGCGGCGCCTCGAGCGGAAGCAACCTCGGGCCGAACAACCCGGACCTGCTCACGGCGATCCAGCAGCGGAAGGCGGCCCTCGAGAAGGTGGACGGCGCGACCGCCGGCAGCATCCCGCCTGACGCGCTGACCGCCTCCGGCTCCGGCCTCGACCCGCACATCTCGCCGGCCTACGCGCTGCTCCAGGTGGATGCGGTCGCCCGCGCCCGCGGGATCGGCGCCGACCGGGTCCGCGCCCTCGTCGAGCAGCACGTGCAGCAGCGCGACCTCGGCTACCTCGGCGAGCCGACCGTCAACGTCCTGGAGCTCAACATCGCCCTGGCGGCGATGGGCCCGGACGGGAACCGGTAG
- the kdpB gene encoding potassium-transporting ATPase subunit KdpB, with protein MSTLTDTAEGRGQTPSHGGAAPSGAFSGRQLWAGLPGAFRKLDPRDLWHNPVMFIVEVGAALTTVLAIAEPFLGRQTSGGTVTTLAFTWAIAVWLWLTVLFATLAESVAEGRGKAQAASLRKTRTTTVANRVTGYDAARDATATDASVEQVPSADLRLDDVVIVSAGELIPGDGDIVWGIASVDESAITGESAPVVRESGGDRSAVTGGTRVLSDRIVVRITSKPGETFVDRMIRLVEGAARQKTPNEIALNILLAALTIVFVVVVLVLGPTAGYADAAPSVTVLVALLVCLIPTTIGALLSAIGIAGMDRLVQHNVLAMSGRAVEAAGDVTTLLLDKTGTITYGNRQAAQFTAVEGVDQPQLVKAAALASLSDPTPEGSSVGALAAERGFVHEGAVDGEVVPFTAQTRMSGVDFADGTQVRKGAASMVVAWAQESSQVPSSVLADLDAKVLRISEAGGTPLAVATKSATGEARILGVIYLKDIVKTGLTERFADMRRMGIRTVMITGDNPVTAKAIAAEAGVDDFLAEATPEDKLALIRKEQQGGRLVAMTGDGTNDAPALAQADVGVAMNTGTSAAKEAGNMVDLDSDPTKLIDIVRIGKQLLITRGALTTFSIANDVAKYFAIIPAMFVGVFPGLQALNIMQLHSPSSAILSAVVFNAIIIVVLIPLALRGVRYRAASASALLRSNLLIYGLGGIIAPFIGIKLIDLLVSLIPGF; from the coding sequence ATGTCCACTCTCACCGACACCGCGGAGGGCCGCGGTCAGACCCCGTCTCACGGCGGCGCCGCGCCGTCCGGCGCGTTCTCCGGCCGCCAGTTGTGGGCCGGCCTGCCCGGAGCGTTCCGCAAGCTCGACCCGCGCGACCTGTGGCACAACCCGGTCATGTTCATCGTCGAGGTCGGCGCGGCGCTGACGACCGTATTGGCCATCGCGGAGCCGTTCCTCGGCCGGCAGACCTCCGGCGGAACGGTCACGACGCTCGCCTTCACCTGGGCGATCGCCGTCTGGCTGTGGCTGACTGTGCTCTTCGCCACGCTGGCCGAGTCGGTCGCCGAGGGACGCGGCAAGGCGCAGGCGGCCAGCCTGCGGAAGACGCGCACGACCACGGTCGCCAACCGGGTCACGGGCTACGACGCGGCCCGGGATGCGACGGCGACCGACGCCTCCGTCGAACAGGTCCCGTCGGCCGACCTCCGCCTCGACGACGTCGTGATCGTCTCGGCGGGCGAGCTGATCCCGGGCGACGGCGACATCGTCTGGGGCATCGCCTCGGTCGACGAGTCCGCGATCACGGGCGAGTCGGCGCCGGTGGTGCGCGAGTCCGGCGGCGACCGCAGCGCCGTCACGGGCGGCACGCGCGTGCTGTCCGACCGCATCGTGGTGCGGATCACGAGCAAGCCCGGCGAGACCTTCGTCGACCGCATGATCCGGCTGGTCGAGGGCGCGGCGCGGCAGAAGACGCCGAACGAGATCGCGCTCAACATCCTCCTCGCGGCGCTCACCATCGTCTTCGTCGTGGTCGTCCTGGTGCTCGGCCCGACCGCCGGGTACGCGGATGCGGCCCCGAGCGTGACAGTGCTCGTCGCCCTCCTGGTGTGCCTCATCCCGACCACCATCGGCGCGTTGCTCTCGGCGATCGGCATCGCCGGCATGGACCGGCTGGTGCAGCACAACGTGCTCGCCATGTCTGGCCGTGCCGTCGAAGCCGCGGGCGACGTCACGACGCTGCTGCTCGACAAGACCGGGACCATCACGTACGGCAATCGGCAGGCGGCGCAGTTCACGGCGGTGGAGGGCGTCGACCAGCCCCAGCTGGTCAAGGCAGCGGCTCTCGCCTCGCTGAGCGATCCAACGCCGGAAGGATCGTCGGTGGGCGCGCTCGCCGCGGAACGGGGCTTCGTGCACGAGGGCGCCGTCGACGGCGAGGTGGTGCCGTTCACGGCGCAGACCCGGATGAGCGGCGTCGACTTCGCCGACGGTACCCAGGTGCGCAAGGGCGCCGCATCCATGGTCGTCGCCTGGGCGCAGGAGTCGTCGCAGGTGCCGTCCTCGGTCCTCGCCGACCTCGACGCGAAGGTGCTGCGCATCTCGGAGGCGGGCGGCACGCCGCTCGCGGTCGCGACGAAGTCGGCGACGGGGGAGGCGCGCATCCTGGGCGTCATCTACCTCAAGGACATCGTCAAGACCGGCCTGACCGAGCGGTTCGCCGACATGCGCCGGATGGGCATCCGCACGGTGATGATCACCGGCGACAACCCGGTCACGGCGAAGGCGATCGCGGCCGAGGCCGGGGTCGACGACTTCCTCGCCGAGGCGACGCCGGAGGACAAGCTCGCGCTGATCCGGAAGGAGCAGCAGGGCGGCCGCCTGGTCGCGATGACCGGCGACGGCACGAACGATGCACCGGCGCTGGCCCAGGCGGATGTCGGGGTCGCGATGAACACCGGGACCTCGGCCGCGAAGGAGGCCGGCAACATGGTCGACCTCGACTCCGACCCGACGAAGCTGATCGACATCGTCCGCATCGGCAAGCAGCTGCTCATCACCCGTGGCGCGCTCACGACCTTCTCGATCGCGAACGACGTCGCGAAGTACTTCGCGATCATCCCGGCGATGTTCGTGGGGGTGTTCCCCGGACTCCAGGCGCTCAACATCATGCAGCTGCACTCGCCGTCCTCGGCGATCCTGTCCGCGGTCGTCTTCAACGCGATCATCATCGTCGTCCTCATCCCGCTGGCGCTCCGCGGCGTGCGCTACCGGGCGGCCTCGGCCTCCGCGCTGCTGCGCAGCAACCTGCTGATCTACGGGCTCGGCGGCATCATCGCCCCCTTCATCGGCATCAAGCTGATCGACCTGCTGGTCAGCCTCATCCCCGGCTTCTGA
- the kdpA gene encoding potassium-transporting ATPase subunit KdpA, with protein sequence MPDTTTTAWLFVASLATLILLLGLAYRPLGDYMAATFTTRRDLKIERGFYRLIGVDSRVGQSWPVYLRSVLAFSILGVLLVYALQRAQAVLPYSLGLPAVPEGLSFNTAISFVTNTNWQSYSPEVTVGYTVQLAGLAVQNFLSAAVGLAVAITLFRGFAAHRSGTIGNFWVDATRAVLRILLPLSVVFAIVLIAGGAIQNFAGFTHVSTLTGGTATIPGGPVASQEAIKLLGNNGGGFFNANSAHPFENPTAWTNLVEIFLMLLIPFSLPRTFGRMVGDNRQGYAILGAMSAIFVVSLVALTLFELQGGGTATGAAGAALEGKEQRFGILGSTFFSTTSTLTSTGAVDAMHDSYTPLGGMMTMLNMMTGEVAPGGIGAGLYGILIIAIISVFLAGLMVGRTPEYLGKKIGSREIKLASLYILMTPTLVLVGTGLSFAIPAVRDELEKVSILNPGQHGFSEVLYAFTSAANNNGSAFAGLTANTPWLNAALGTAMFLGRFVPIVFVLALAGSLAAQDKVPATAGTLPTHRPLFAAFVVGVVVVVAALTYFPVVALGPLAEGLH encoded by the coding sequence ATGCCGGATACGACGACTACCGCTTGGCTCTTCGTGGCCTCCCTCGCCACGCTCATCCTTCTGCTCGGCCTCGCCTACCGCCCCCTCGGCGACTACATGGCCGCGACCTTCACGACCCGCAGAGACCTGAAGATCGAGCGCGGGTTCTACCGGCTCATCGGCGTGGACTCGCGCGTCGGGCAAAGCTGGCCGGTCTACCTGCGCAGCGTGCTCGCCTTCTCGATCCTCGGCGTGCTGCTCGTCTACGCGCTGCAGCGCGCGCAGGCCGTGCTGCCGTACTCGCTCGGACTGCCAGCGGTGCCGGAGGGGCTCTCGTTCAACACCGCGATCTCCTTCGTCACCAACACCAACTGGCAGTCGTACTCGCCGGAGGTGACCGTCGGCTACACCGTGCAGCTCGCGGGACTCGCGGTGCAGAACTTCCTCTCCGCCGCGGTCGGTCTCGCCGTCGCGATCACGCTGTTCCGCGGGTTCGCCGCGCACCGCTCGGGCACGATCGGCAACTTCTGGGTGGATGCGACGCGCGCCGTGCTGCGCATCCTGCTGCCGCTCTCCGTGGTGTTCGCCATCGTCCTGATCGCCGGCGGCGCCATCCAGAACTTCGCCGGGTTCACCCACGTGAGCACGCTCACCGGCGGGACGGCGACCATCCCCGGCGGACCGGTGGCGTCGCAGGAGGCAATCAAGCTCCTGGGCAACAACGGCGGCGGCTTCTTCAACGCCAATTCGGCGCACCCGTTCGAGAACCCGACCGCCTGGACGAACCTGGTCGAGATCTTCCTGATGCTCCTGATCCCGTTCTCGCTGCCGCGCACGTTCGGCCGGATGGTCGGCGACAACCGGCAGGGCTACGCCATCCTCGGCGCGATGTCCGCGATCTTCGTCGTCTCGCTGGTCGCGCTCACGCTGTTCGAACTGCAGGGAGGCGGAACGGCGACCGGGGCTGCGGGCGCGGCGCTCGAAGGCAAGGAGCAGCGGTTCGGCATCCTCGGATCGACCTTCTTCTCGACGACCAGCACCCTGACCTCGACCGGCGCCGTCGACGCGATGCACGACAGCTACACCCCGCTCGGCGGCATGATGACGATGCTCAACATGATGACCGGCGAGGTCGCCCCCGGCGGCATCGGCGCCGGACTCTACGGCATCCTGATCATCGCGATCATCTCGGTGTTCCTCGCCGGGCTCATGGTGGGACGCACGCCCGAATACCTCGGCAAGAAGATCGGCTCGCGCGAGATCAAGCTGGCGAGCCTGTACATCCTGATGACGCCGACGCTCGTGCTGGTCGGCACCGGGCTCAGCTTCGCCATCCCCGCCGTCCGGGACGAGCTCGAGAAGGTCTCGATCCTCAACCCCGGCCAGCACGGCTTCTCGGAGGTGCTGTACGCCTTCACCTCCGCGGCGAACAACAACGGGTCCGCGTTCGCGGGACTCACCGCGAACACCCCGTGGCTGAACGCGGCGCTCGGCACCGCCATGTTCCTCGGGCGGTTCGTGCCGATCGTGTTCGTCCTCGCGCTCGCCGGATCCCTGGCGGCTCAGGACAAGGTGCCGGCCACCGCGGGCACCCTCCCGACGCATCGACCCCTGTTCGCCGCCTTCGTGGTCGGCGTGGTCGTCGTCGTCGCAGCACTCACCTATTTCCCCGTTGTCGCGCTGGGTCCCCTGGCGGAAGGGCTTCACTGA
- the kdpF gene encoding K(+)-transporting ATPase subunit F, protein MIFFDMLAAALAVASIAYLVYALLKPEKF, encoded by the coding sequence GTGATCTTCTTCGACATGCTCGCGGCGGCACTGGCCGTCGCGTCGATCGCCTACCTCGTGTACGCCCTGCTGAAGCCGGAGAAGTTCTAG
- a CDS encoding formylglycine-generating enzyme family protein has protein sequence MSTVHRIPQADIPAGSFVMGDSTGDGRYADGETPLHTVELAGFSIDVHSVTNDDFAAFVDATGYRTESEVFGYSAVFHLAFAGDDADVLGRPPQTPWWLGVAGADWRHPGGRDSDLDGLGDHPVVQVSWNDAQAYCRWAGRRLPTEAEWEYASRGGLDGARYPWGDELLSDGEWNCNVWQGVFPVSNDLSDGFLTTAPAVHFAPNGYGLYQTVGNVWEWCEDWYSAEYYGNAAAVGPTGPEDGTQRVLRGGSFLCHDSYCNRYRNSARSQNTPDSAMANAGFRTVVSAAAAMIDLPAAEAASEMHDCCAPGRAAFVTAEP, from the coding sequence ATGAGCACCGTGCACCGCATTCCTCAGGCGGACATCCCCGCCGGGTCGTTCGTGATGGGCGACAGCACGGGCGACGGCCGGTACGCGGACGGCGAGACGCCGCTGCACACCGTCGAGCTGGCCGGGTTCTCGATCGACGTGCACTCGGTGACCAACGACGACTTCGCCGCGTTCGTGGACGCGACCGGGTACCGGACCGAGTCCGAGGTGTTCGGATACTCGGCGGTGTTCCACCTGGCCTTCGCGGGCGACGACGCGGACGTGCTCGGCCGCCCGCCGCAGACCCCCTGGTGGCTGGGCGTCGCCGGAGCCGACTGGCGCCACCCCGGCGGTCGCGATTCCGACCTCGACGGGCTCGGCGACCATCCGGTCGTCCAGGTCAGCTGGAACGACGCGCAAGCGTACTGCCGCTGGGCCGGGCGCCGGCTCCCGACCGAAGCGGAGTGGGAGTACGCCTCCCGCGGAGGGCTCGACGGCGCCCGGTACCCGTGGGGCGACGAGCTGCTGAGCGACGGCGAGTGGAACTGCAACGTGTGGCAGGGCGTGTTCCCGGTGAGCAACGACCTGTCCGACGGGTTCCTCACCACCGCCCCGGCCGTCCACTTCGCGCCCAACGGGTACGGCCTCTACCAGACCGTCGGCAACGTCTGGGAGTGGTGCGAGGACTGGTACTCGGCGGAGTACTACGGGAACGCCGCCGCCGTCGGGCCGACCGGCCCGGAAGACGGCACGCAACGCGTCCTGCGTGGCGGGTCGTTCCTCTGCCACGACTCCTACTGCAACCGCTACCGCAACTCCGCCCGGTCGCAGAACACGCCGGACTCCGCCATGGCCAACGCCGGGTTCCGGACCGTGGTCTCCGCCGCGGCGGCCATGATCGACCTCCCGGCGGCGGAGGCGGCGTCGGAGATGCACGACTGCTGCGCCCCCGGCCGGGCCGCGTTCGTCACTGCCGAGCCATAG
- a CDS encoding arylsulfatase — MNPDRHARTMLPIPDRPLPGLTTYDAKDPETSYPPIEPLRPPSGAPNVLVILVDDAGFGSSSVFGGPCRTPNAEKLAAGGLTYNRFHTTALCAPTRAALLSGRNHHSVGMGSITETATSAPGNSSLRPNTKAPLAMTLKLNGYSTAQFGKCHEVPVWQSSPMGPFDAWPSVGGGFETFYGFIGGENNQWDPSLYDGTTPVEPPATPEQGYHLTEDLADHAVTWIRTQKALMPDKPFFVYFAPGATHAPHHVPQEWADKYAGAFADGWDVQREKTFARQKELGVIPADAQLTPRHAEIPAWDDMPAELKPVLEREMEVYAGFMEHTDHHIGRIIDTIEDLGILEDTIIYYIIGDNGASAEGTLNGAFNEMANFNGMAALETPEFLTSKIGELGSPSSYNHYAVGWAWAMDAPFQWTKQVASHWGGTRNGTIIHWPDGITDKGGLRSQFTHVIDVAPTILEAAGLPEPTMVNGVQQSPIEGTSMLYSFNEPAAPERHTLQYFEMFGNRGIYHKGWSAVTKHRTPWELVGGALPAFDDDVWELYDGSVDYSQAHDLSTEDPHRLHELQRLWLIEAVKYNVLPIDDRGAERLNPELAGRPSLIHGNTQLLFPGMGRLSENSVLSIKNKSFSVTAELDVPDGGANGVVIAQGGRFGGWSVYVKDGLATFVYNVLGIHEFRIVASRALEQGRHQVRMEFAYDGGGLAKGGDVTLYYDGDEVGSGRVGATQPMIFSADETTDIGFESGTAVTADYEPATSRFTGRIHWVQLDVGVEDADHFIDPEERFRIAMARQ; from the coding sequence ATGAATCCCGACCGCCACGCGCGCACCATGCTGCCCATCCCGGATCGGCCGTTGCCGGGTCTGACGACGTATGACGCGAAGGATCCGGAGACGTCGTATCCGCCGATCGAGCCGTTGCGGCCGCCGTCGGGTGCGCCGAACGTGCTGGTGATCCTGGTGGATGATGCGGGGTTCGGCTCCTCGAGTGTGTTCGGGGGTCCGTGCCGCACGCCGAACGCGGAGAAGCTCGCGGCGGGCGGGTTGACGTACAACCGGTTCCACACGACGGCGTTGTGCGCTCCGACGCGGGCGGCGCTGCTCAGTGGCCGGAACCATCACTCGGTGGGGATGGGCAGCATCACCGAGACGGCGACCTCGGCGCCGGGGAACAGTTCGTTGCGGCCGAACACGAAGGCGCCGCTGGCGATGACGTTGAAGCTGAACGGGTACTCGACGGCGCAGTTCGGCAAGTGCCACGAGGTGCCGGTGTGGCAGTCCTCGCCCATGGGCCCGTTCGACGCGTGGCCGTCGGTGGGCGGCGGGTTCGAGACGTTCTACGGTTTCATCGGCGGGGAGAACAACCAGTGGGACCCGTCGCTCTACGACGGCACCACACCGGTCGAGCCGCCGGCGACACCGGAGCAGGGGTACCACCTGACGGAGGACCTGGCCGATCACGCGGTGACATGGATCCGGACGCAGAAGGCGTTGATGCCGGACAAGCCGTTCTTCGTCTACTTCGCGCCCGGCGCCACCCACGCCCCGCACCATGTGCCGCAGGAGTGGGCGGACAAGTACGCGGGTGCGTTCGCCGACGGCTGGGATGTGCAGCGGGAGAAGACCTTCGCCCGGCAGAAGGAGCTGGGGGTCATCCCCGCCGACGCGCAGCTCACTCCCCGGCATGCGGAGATCCCGGCGTGGGATGACATGCCCGCCGAGCTGAAGCCCGTGCTGGAGCGCGAGATGGAGGTCTACGCGGGCTTCATGGAGCACACCGACCACCACATCGGCCGCATCATCGACACCATCGAAGACCTCGGCATCCTCGAGGACACGATCATCTACTACATCATCGGCGACAACGGCGCCTCCGCCGAGGGCACCCTCAACGGCGCATTCAACGAGATGGCCAACTTCAACGGGATGGCCGCGCTGGAGACCCCGGAGTTCCTCACCTCCAAGATCGGCGAGCTGGGCAGCCCCAGCTCCTACAACCACTACGCGGTCGGCTGGGCGTGGGCGATGGATGCGCCCTTCCAGTGGACCAAGCAGGTCGCCTCCCACTGGGGCGGCACCCGCAACGGCACCATCATCCACTGGCCCGACGGCATCACCGACAAGGGCGGGCTGCGCTCGCAGTTCACCCACGTCATCGACGTCGCCCCGACCATCCTGGAAGCCGCAGGCCTTCCCGAACCCACCATGGTCAACGGCGTCCAGCAGTCCCCCATCGAGGGAACCAGCATGCTGTACTCCTTCAACGAGCCGGCCGCCCCGGAACGCCACACCCTGCAGTACTTCGAGATGTTCGGCAACCGCGGCATCTACCACAAGGGCTGGAGCGCCGTCACCAAACACCGCACCCCGTGGGAGCTGGTCGGCGGAGCACTGCCCGCGTTCGACGACGACGTCTGGGAGCTGTACGACGGCAGCGTCGACTACAGCCAGGCGCACGACCTGTCGACCGAGGACCCGCACCGGCTCCACGAGCTGCAACGGCTGTGGCTGATCGAGGCAGTGAAGTACAACGTCCTACCCATCGACGACCGCGGCGCCGAACGGCTCAACCCCGAGCTGGCGGGCCGGCCCTCGCTGATCCACGGGAACACGCAGCTCCTCTTCCCCGGGATGGGGCGGCTGTCGGAGAACAGCGTCCTGAGCATCAAGAACAAGTCGTTCTCGGTGACCGCGGAGCTCGACGTGCCCGACGGGGGCGCGAACGGGGTCGTCATCGCGCAGGGCGGCCGTTTCGGCGGGTGGAGCGTCTATGTCAAGGACGGACTCGCCACCTTCGTCTACAACGTCCTCGGCATCCACGAGTTCCGGATCGTCGCGTCGAGAGCGCTCGAGCAGGGGCGGCACCAGGTGCGGATGGAGTTCGCCTACGACGGCGGCGGCCTCGCGAAGGGAGGGGACGTCACGCTGTACTACGACGGTGACGAGGTCGGGTCGGGCCGGGTCGGCGCCACCCAGCCCATGATCTTCTCCGCCGACGAGACCACCGACATCGGCTTCGAATCGGGGACGGCCGTGACCGCCGACTACGAGCCGGCGACCAGCCGTTTCACCGGGAGGATCCACTGGGTGCAGCTGGATGTCGGCGTCGAGGACGCGGACCACTTCATCGACCCCGAGGAGCGGTTCCGGATCGCTATGGCTCGGCAGTGA
- a CDS encoding DUF6325 family protein, whose translation MTDETTENAAPVDFIIIEFPEGQQNFSGEVLEELANLVEAGTIRLVDAMILIKDADGSVDALELSEVDDVGPLRELTADLADFLAEQDVADLAAAMEPGSVAGVIVYENVWAGPFAAAARRAGGRLIADGRIHSQSIVDALEAEAEWEEDEELEREGDV comes from the coding sequence GTGACCGATGAGACGACAGAGAATGCTGCGCCGGTGGACTTCATCATCATCGAGTTCCCGGAGGGGCAGCAGAACTTCTCGGGGGAGGTGCTCGAAGAGCTCGCGAACCTGGTGGAGGCCGGGACGATACGGCTCGTCGACGCGATGATCCTCATCAAGGACGCGGACGGGTCCGTGGACGCGCTGGAGCTGTCCGAGGTCGACGACGTCGGCCCGCTCCGCGAGCTGACCGCCGACCTCGCCGACTTCCTCGCCGAACAGGATGTGGCCGACCTCGCGGCCGCCATGGAGCCCGGCAGCGTGGCGGGCGTCATCGTGTACGAGAACGTCTGGGCGGGCCCGTTCGCGGCAGCGGCCCGGCGGGCCGGCGGGCGCCTCATCGCCGACGGCCGCATCCACAGCCAGTCCATCGTGGACGCTCTCGAGGCGGAAGCGGAATGGGAAGAGGACGAAGAACTCGAACGTGAAGGAGACGTGTGA